A stretch of the Teretinema zuelzerae genome encodes the following:
- a CDS encoding PAS domain-containing protein — MNCFRLPDPSSVVDQLFEMRSCLFPLVVLLTLFSMALTLLCLTFGYVIVFQNFYYIPILLVCMAWPEKGILYTSFLGAFYVALCLIIPTGRDLLTPALIRLFFFELVALSTVFLRTCWMKAQAGREEFRDERECRLKKEVETLQMQLDKSLQANAVYAEKVELMNTVIDNIRTPLIIWNGGGYITRTNSAFKELFGMPDAELLGRKISDIHDVYDAWRQSGFSPIEPEMADSSGKPRKMHWLFSPTMKPNSTEYIRVAAIALEVADANDSQGLKDNG; from the coding sequence ATGAATTGTTTTCGCCTCCCGGACCCGTCATCCGTAGTAGATCAGCTATTCGAGATGCGAAGCTGTCTTTTCCCCCTGGTCGTTCTATTAACCCTCTTTTCCATGGCCCTGACCCTTTTATGCCTGACCTTCGGCTATGTCATCGTATTCCAAAATTTTTATTACATACCGATTTTGCTCGTCTGCATGGCCTGGCCCGAAAAAGGAATCCTCTACACATCCTTCCTCGGCGCATTTTACGTCGCTCTATGCTTGATCATCCCGACCGGACGGGACCTTTTAACGCCAGCCCTCATCCGGCTGTTCTTTTTCGAACTGGTGGCGCTCTCCACCGTATTTCTCCGCACCTGCTGGATGAAAGCCCAGGCCGGCCGGGAGGAATTCCGCGACGAGCGGGAATGCAGGCTCAAGAAAGAAGTCGAAACCCTTCAAATGCAGCTCGACAAAAGCCTGCAGGCGAACGCGGTATACGCGGAAAAAGTCGAACTGATGAATACGGTTATAGACAACATACGGACTCCTTTGATAATTTGGAACGGAGGCGGATACATTACACGAACGAACAGCGCGTTTAAGGAATTGTTCGGAATGCCGGATGCGGAGCTCTTGGGCAGAAAGATTTCCGATATTCACGACGTCTACGACGCATGGAGGCAATCGGGTTTTTCGCCGATCGAACCGGAAATGGCCGATTCGTCGGGAAAGCCGCGGAAAATGCATTGGCTGTTTTCGCCGACTATGAAGCCGAACTCCACCGAATATATCAGAGTCGCGGCGATAGCCCTGGAAGTTGCCGACGCAAACGACTCGCAAGGACTGAAAGATAATGGCTGA